The Carettochelys insculpta isolate YL-2023 chromosome 18, ASM3395843v1, whole genome shotgun sequence genome window below encodes:
- the MIF gene encoding macrophage migration inhibitory factor: MPMFVVNTNVSKDAVPESLTGELTQQLAKATGKPAQYIAVHIAADQLMSFGGSTDPCALCSLHSIGKIGGQQNKSYTKLLCDLLTKHLHIPADRVYINYYDMNAANVGWNSSTFA, encoded by the exons ATGCCCATGTTTGTTGTTAACACCAACGTGAGCAAGGATGCGGTGCCAGAGAGCCTCACTGGGGAGCTCACCCAGCAACTGGCAAAGGCTACAGGCAAGCCCGCCCAG TACATAGCGGTACATATTGCAGCTGATCAGCTGATGTCCTTTGGGGGTTCCACGGATCCCTGTGCCCTTTGCAGCCTTCACAGCATTGGCAAGATAGGAGGGCAGCAGAACAAGAGCTATACCAAGCTGCTGTGTGACCTGCTCACTAAACATCTGCATATACCTGCAGACAG AGTCTACATCAACTACTATGACATGAATGCTGCTAACGTGGGCTGGAATAGTTCCACCTTCGCATAG